The Solanum lycopersicum chromosome 9, SLM_r2.1 genome window below encodes:
- the LOC138338494 gene encoding uncharacterized protein, with translation MEKYIPWNLRDRRRDEFMSLEQGRMSVTAYEALQVVAAAKSFQEVVDFVIEVEDVKQNDFTMASTSKKFCKGGEFSGSYSRGQSLGGYPARPIQSSLQRPMFDSRECYRCVETRHIRRVCPKQSYRPPIIRGRGGHGRGRHSGGRVGQDNGGHQISRGGDKLEAVQHNMIGATDKQVIGPIVMLSLGGMTWLSPNFSILDCNSKTVTLSKPGTDPLVWESDYTSTPVHIISFLRAKRIVSKGCLAFLAHLRDENSQVPSIEPVSKVREFLDVFPADHPCMSPDRDIDLCIDQEPVTRPISIPLYRISPAELRVLKA, from the exons atggaaaagtatataCCCTGGaatttgagggataggaggagagatgagttcatgagcctagagcaaggcaggatgtcggttactgcttatgaag ccttacaggtagttgctgcagcaaaatcctttcaagaggtggtagattttgtgatagaagtggaggatGTGAAGCAaaacgacttcaccatggcatccaCATCTAAGAAGTTTTGTAAGGGAGGTGaatttagtggttcttactccagagggcagagtttaggaggttacccagcccgacctattcagtcttcactacag aggcCTATgtttgactctagagagtgttacaGATGTGTAGAGACTAGACATATTAGAAGGgtttgtccaaaacagagttacagacccccaataattaggggtagaggtggtcatgggagaggccgccattctggaggacgcgttGGTCAAgataatggtggtcaccaaatcagccgaGGTGGAGACAAGTTGGAAGCAGTGCAACACAACATgataggggcaacggacaaacaggtgatagggcctattgttatgctttccctgggag gtatgacttggctttctccaaatttttcaaTCCTAGATTGTAAttctaaaactgtgacattgtccaagcctgggacagatccgctagtgtgggagagtgactacacttccacccCCGTTcatattatctcctttcttcgtgctaagagaattgttagtaagggttgtttagctttcttggcacacctcagggacgAAAATTcccaagtaccctcgattgagcCTGTCTCGAAAGTCCgcgagtttctggatgtgtttcctgcagaccatCCTTGTATgtcaccggatagagatattgatctCTGTATTGATCAAGAGCCGgttactcgccccatttccataccccttTATAGAATATCTCCAGCTGAGTTAAGAGTGTTAAAGGCctaa